Genomic window (Pseudomonas hydrolytica):
CGGTGGGCTGCCGGCCGAGCCGATGCTGCCGAAGGTGGACTGGGCCGAGATGCCGGCGAGCATGGGCCAGTACGGCATGAGCGAGGGCGAGCCGGCGCTGCGTGAAGCCATCGCCGCCGAGGCGCGGGCTCTGGGCGTGCCCTGCGAGGCCAGCCAGGTGCTGATCGTCAGCGGCTCGCAGCAGACGCTGGATCTGGCCTCCAAGCTGTTCATCGATCCGGGCACCGAGGTGCTGCTCGAGGCGCCGACGTACCTGGCCGCGCTGCAGGCCTTCCAGCTGTTCGGCGCCGACTGCATCAGCGTGCCGCAGGAGGCCGATGGCCCCGAGCTGGCCGCGCTGCGCCAGCGTCTGGAAACGCACAAGCCGGCTTTCGCCTACCTGATTCCGACCTTCCAGAACCCGTCCGGCACCCGTTACAGCGAAGCCAAGCGCGAAGCGGTGGCGGCGCTGCTCGACGAGTTCGGCGTGACCCTGATCGAGGACGAGCCGTACCGCGAGCTGGTGTTCGACGCCGGCAGCGCCACGCCCATCGTCAGCCGCCTGCAGAAGGCCAGCTGGATCTACACCGGCACCGTATCCAAGACCCTGCTGCCGGGCCTGCGCGTCGGCTACCTGATCGCCACCAAGGACCTGTACCCGCACCTGCTGCGCCTGAAGCAGTCGGCCGACCTGCACACCAACCGCATCGGTCAGTGGCAGGCGCTGCAGTGGCTGGGCAGCGAGCAGTACAGTGGCCACCTGGCCGAGCTGCGCGATTTCTACCGCATCCGCCGCGACGCCATGCAGGCCGCGCTGCTGGAACACTTCGGCGAACTGGCCGACTGGCAGATCCCGCAGGGCGGCCTGTTCTTCTGGCTGACCCTCAAGCAGCCGCTGGACACCCGCACCCTGCTCGATGCGGCGCTGGCGCAGAACGTCGCCTTCATGCCGGGCGAGCCGTTCTTCATCGACCCGGATGCCAACCCTGGCCACCTGCGCCTGAACTTCAGCCATGTGGCGCCGGAGCGCCTGGGTGAGGGGCTGCGCCGACTGGCGGCGGTGATTCGAGAGGCGCAGGTGAAGTAGAGGTTTGTAGCGTAGGAGCAGCTAGCTGGCGACGCTCTCGCTGCGGCGGATCGCCGGCGAGTCGGCTCCTTCGAAAACACAAGGAAACACGGGGAGGGCAATGCGATGTACAAGGTCTACGGCGATTACCGGTCGGGCAACTGCTACAAGGTCAAGCTGATGCTGCATCTGCTCGGCAAACCCTACGAGTGGGTGCCTATCGACATTCTCAAGGGCGAAACGCAGAGCGAAGCCTTCCTGGCCAAGAACCCCAACGGCAAGATTCCGGTGCTGGAGCTGGACGACGGCACCTGCCTGTGGGAGTCCAACGCCATCCTCAACTACCTCGCCGATGGTAGCGACTTCCTGCCCCGCGAGCCGCGCCTGCGCACCCAGGTGCTGCAATGGCAGTTCTTCGAGCAGTACAGCCATGAGCCCTATGTTGCCGTGGCGCGTTTCATCCAGCTCTACCAGGGCATGCCCGAGGAGCGCCGCGAGGAACACGCGCGCTGCCTGAAGCTCGGCTACAAGGCCCTGAAGGTGATGGAAAAACAGCTCGAACGCACGCCCTATCTGGTCGGCGAGCATTACTCCATCGCCGATATCGCCCTGTATGCCTACACCCACGTGGCCGATGAGGGCGGTTTCAGCCTCGAAGCCTTCCCGGCCGTGCGCGCCTGGCTCGAGCGTGTGGCCAGCCATCCGCGTCATGTGACCATGCTGGGCTGATCAACCCTCGGAGGCAGCCTGCGCCTTCGCGGCGCAGCGCTGCCGCCACAGCAAGGGGCTGACTCCGGTCTCGCGGCGAAAGGTGCGGGTGAAGTGCGACTGATCGCAGAAGCCATGGGCATGGGCAATCTGCGTCAGTGGCTGATCGGTGGTCAGCATCATCGCCCGGGCCGCTTCTATGCGCTTGCGCGCCACGTAGGCCAGCGGCGTGATGCCGAAGGTCTGCTTGAACACATGGGAGAAGTGGCTGCTGCTCAGGTTGAGCTGGGCGGCCAGGTGGCAGGTGCGGATCGGCATATCCAGATGCCGGCTGATGTATTCGTCCAGACGCCGCGTTTGCCAGCGGTTCAGTCCCGTCGCATGGCGCAGGCCGCTCTCGACGCCGCTGTTTGCCTGACGCAGCAGCTCCATGGCCTGGTCGAGGTAGACATAGGCGCGCAGGGTGTCGTGCTGCAGGGCCGCTCCTGCATCGGCCAGCAGGTCGGC
Coding sequences:
- a CDS encoding helix-turn-helix transcriptional regulator, coding for MGSLGETQGIAPCLAKALDDARTLARIADLLADAGAALQHDTLRAYVYLDQAMELLRQANSGVESGLRHATGLNRWQTRRLDEYISRHLDMPIRTCHLAAQLNLSSSHFSHVFKQTFGITPLAYVARKRIEAARAMMLTTDQPLTQIAHAHGFCDQSHFTRTFRRETGVSPLLWRQRCAAKAQAASEG
- a CDS encoding glutathione S-transferase family protein, which translates into the protein MYKVYGDYRSGNCYKVKLMLHLLGKPYEWVPIDILKGETQSEAFLAKNPNGKIPVLELDDGTCLWESNAILNYLADGSDFLPREPRLRTQVLQWQFFEQYSHEPYVAVARFIQLYQGMPEERREEHARCLKLGYKALKVMEKQLERTPYLVGEHYSIADIALYAYTHVADEGGFSLEAFPAVRAWLERVASHPRHVTMLG
- a CDS encoding PLP-dependent aminotransferase family protein codes for the protein MAFSERIARLKSSLIREILAAAQRPEVMSFAGGLPAEPMLPKVDWAEMPASMGQYGMSEGEPALREAIAAEARALGVPCEASQVLIVSGSQQTLDLASKLFIDPGTEVLLEAPTYLAALQAFQLFGADCISVPQEADGPELAALRQRLETHKPAFAYLIPTFQNPSGTRYSEAKREAVAALLDEFGVTLIEDEPYRELVFDAGSATPIVSRLQKASWIYTGTVSKTLLPGLRVGYLIATKDLYPHLLRLKQSADLHTNRIGQWQALQWLGSEQYSGHLAELRDFYRIRRDAMQAALLEHFGELADWQIPQGGLFFWLTLKQPLDTRTLLDAALAQNVAFMPGEPFFIDPDANPGHLRLNFSHVAPERLGEGLRRLAAVIREAQVK